From the genome of Torulaspora globosa chromosome 2, complete sequence, one region includes:
- a CDS encoding uncharacterized protein (ancestral locus Anc_7.442) yields MFKSKRLNVSNPFKSDRSKTTTSTSDSNKASAAKPSKKFSIKDINYGSSYSKLFSVREVSRYGLSGRIVTAAFDFTQSLLAVATDAGEIHVYGQQQVEVVFALDNKVLIKHMTFVKGIYLVVIDSRDAIMIFSLYSKKLLTSVFSPGKIACIESDPSLDWLLIGLQSGITLIYDVDRNQMSNIKIENLQKTRFFPNSRVSPVVSLQWNPRDIGTVLISYELVTVIYSLVEGTIKRDFIYELAPGAPGGEFSIDVNKARRPLVKQSLYHPNSLHIMTVHDDNSMVFWDANSGKLIQARTLFETDVHIPQPAIQKPSISDVPQITKVAWICQSNPEYTSLLVSTGSRQAGQSMAMINLGGTPMYSITSYENMSKYYANTREQKIFPLTTGAPIVNFYPLPRKSPYFSGCHDPGVILILLGDGEIETLLYPSGFFTYKASLFPQSIAWVRPTATISVAATVPKNLWLGMMSAAKADDFLLKGGSPVKKTVRANDIRSALATGHINGSVRIWDASHGELSSSAVFEMNLSHVLNRSTGLEVDHISFATETLELAVSIKAGEVVLFKFEVNQFYKPGQENSDRELQMNFRRFSLNDSKELLVDVRDRSPENVRQGFMPVTAVHAQKGTITAVKNSNVGFVGIAYQEGTLVVIDRRGPAAIFMGNINDMCEASRSWITSMEFVILEYGDDGYSSILLLCGTSMGELITFKILPEAGGRFGVHYMETKKTNVESPILNIDSYSKTTGHSCQATIAQMQDLKNGVVHNGVVIVSSSNDVRSLKVGKSLESRKTFKSPVAASSLSFIPYVEAEGEVKVATVSVNLLASGDIAILSVPDFKEISSLRVPIASRSQFLSGSSILRNGDLIVRTNQSQASLLSIVNEQATGLNKHYDLKSESATDQLYNPGLKIPYRPQVNSLQWARGTMYCTIDQLDKLLGGEYRPQSKFEESIIAKGTLSTKPEEKSSIDSETDYKRPTRSGSRSSRYGVFKSVSRAVENRMDAIEDTFNDYATAMSESVNDVVEQTTKDMAKGAFGL; encoded by the coding sequence ATGTTCAAGAGTAAGCGTCTCAACGTTTCGAATCCTTTCAAATCGGATCGCTCAAAGACCACAACAAGTACTTCAGATTCAAACAAAGCTTCAGCCGCCAAGccatcaaagaagtttTCAATTAAAGATATCAACTATGGCAGTTCATACTCTAAGCTATTTTCTGTTAGAGAGGTTAGTCGCTATGGATTGAGCGGTAGAATAGTGACGGCTGCGTTCGACTTTACTCAAAGCCTGCTAGCGGTTGCAACCGATGCTGGTGAAATACACGTTTATGGACAGCAACAAGTTGAAGTTGTTTTTGCTTTGGATAACAAAGTACTGATAAAGCATATGACATTTGTTAAGGGTATCTACCTTGTTGTTATTGATTCGAGAGACGCCATTATGATATTCTCTTTATACTCAAAGAAACTACTAACTTCAGTCTTCAGCCCAGGGAAAATAGCATGTATTGAAAGCGATCCATCATTGGACTGGCTTCTAATCGGGCTCCAGAGCGGTATTACATTGATCTATGATGTTGACCGTAACCAGATGTCAAACATCAAAATCGAGAATTTGCAGAAGACACGTTTCTTCCCCAACAGCCGTGTTTCGCCTGTCGTGTCATTGCAATGGAATCCTAGAGATATTGGGACAGTTCTGATTTCTTATGAGTTAGTCACTGTGATATATTCACTGGTCGAAGGGACGATTAAAAGAGACTTTATCTATGAACTGGCACCCGGTGCGCCGGGAGGTGAATTCTCTATCGATGTGAATAAGGCCAGGAGACCATTAGTGAAGCAGTCACTCTATCATCCAAACTCTCTACACATCATGACAGTTCATGACGACAATTCCATGGTTTTCTGGGACGCCAACAGCGGGAAACTGATTCAAGCAAGAACATTGTTTGAGACTGATGTTCACATCCCTCAACCAGCAATACAGAAACCTTCAATATCAGATGTTCCTCAAATAACTAAAGTCGCCTGGATATGTCAGAGCAATCCCGAATACACATCATTGCTGGTTTCAACTGGTAGTCGGCAAGCTGGTCAATCTATGGCGATGATTAATCTTGGAGGAACGCCAATGTACTCAATCACCTCATATGAAAATATGAGTAAATACTATGCCAACACCCGCGAGCAAAAGATCTTTCCACTGACTACAGGAGCGCCCATAGTGAACTTCTATCCATTACCAAGAAAGTCTCCTTACTTTTCAGGATGCCATGATCCTGGAGTGATCTTAATCTTATTAGGCGATGGGGAAATCGAAACTCTGCTCTATCCCTCCGGCTTCTTCACATACAAGGCTTCATTATTTCCTCAAAGTATTGCCTGGGTAAGACCAACGGCTACGATATCTGTAGCTGCTACTGTTCCGAAGAATTTATGGCTGGGTATGATGTCAGCCGCCAAAGCAGATGACTTCCTTTTGAAAGGCGGTTCACCTGTTAAAAAGACCGTTCGGGCTAATGATATTCGCTCGGCTCTGGCAACTGGTCATATCAATGGGTCAGTTAGAATATGGGATGCATCACATGGCGAATTGAGCAGTAGTGCTGTTTTTGAGATGAATCTTTCGCATGTTTTGAACCGGTCGACTGGTTTGGAGGTTGATCATATTTCGTTTGCTACAGAAACACTTGAATTAGCCGTTTCTATCAAGGCGGGTGAAGTTGTactcttcaagtttgaagtTAACCAATTTTACAAGCCTGGACAAGAAAACAGCGATCGTGAGCTTCAGATGAACTTCAGAAGATTTTCACTCAACGACTCTAAGGAACTTCTGGTGGATGTGCGCGATCGGTCACCGGAGAATGTCAGACAAGGCTTCATGCCAGTTACAGCGGTGCATGCACAAAAAGGCACCATAACTGCCGTTAAAAACAGCAATGTAGGATTCGTTGGTATCGCTTATCAAGAAGGAACTCTTGTGGTGATAGATAGAAGAGGACCTGCAGCTATCTTCATGGGAAATATCAATGATATGTGTGAGGCGTCCCGAAGTTGGATTACTTCTATGGAGTTTGTCATTTTAGAATACGGAGACGATGGCTATTCCAGTATATTGCTACTCTGTGGGACGAGCATGGGAGAGCTGATTACTTTCAAAATTTTACCTGAAGCTGGAGGTCGATTTGGTGTTCATTACATGGAAACAAAGAAGACCAATGTGGAGAGCCCTATATTGAATATCGATTCATACTCCAAAACGACAGGTCACAGCTGCCAGGCCACCATTGCTCAGATGCAGGACCTAAAAAATGGCGTTGTGCACAACGGAGTAGTTATTGTTTCAAGCTCCAATGATGTTCGCTCTCTGAAAGTCGGCAAATCGTTAGAGAGTCGTAAGACATTCAAGAGTCCAGTAGCCGCCAGTTCTTTGTCTTTTATCCCATATGTCGAAGCTGAAGGCGAAGTGAAGGTAGCAACCGTTTCAGTGAACTTACTCGCCAGCGGGGATATTGCGATTCTTTCTGTAccagatttcaaagagatttccTCCTTGAGAGTACCGATAGCATCACGCTCTCAGTTTTTGAGCGGTTCCTCTATTTTAAGAAACGGAGATTTGATTGTTAGAACCAACCAATCTCAAGCATCTCTTCTGTCGATTGTAAACGAGCAAGCCACTGGTTTAAACAAACACTATGATTTGAAATCTGAATCGGCTACAGATCAGCTTTATAACCCGGGCTTGAAGATTCCATACAGACCTCAAGTCAATTCCCTTCAGTGGGCCAGGGGCACCATGTATTGTACGATAGACCAATTGGATAAGCTTCTGGGGGGTGAATATAGGCCACAATCCAAGTTCGAGGAGAGCATAATTGCCAAGGGTACATTATCGACAAAGCCTGAGGAGAAGTCTAGCATAGACAGCGAAACAGATTACAAAAGGCCCACCAGAAGCGGCTCACGATCAAGCCGCTATGGGGTCTTCAAAAGCGTATCCCGTGCTGTGGAAAACCGTATGGACGCTATCGAGGAT
- the PKC1 gene encoding protein kinase C (ancestral locus Anc_7.441), whose amino-acid sequence MYTQVEQDIQKKIERECNIIQGATHLKKRTQNAMVIQKCNANIREARQNIEYLEETLKKLRLSSSGRNTLNQAEDDAQGHGSKGYRHLSTISPEEHSFSRLDLIKYDCPSLSQKIQYMLQQLEFKLQVERQYQEANAKLTKLYQIDGDRQSSSAAEGGAMESKNRIQLLTKALKKYQAINVDLDPFKQHDADSLNHQPKFRRKQLTGELTIGVNVVRDVDHIESPMFSRKPESYATIKIDDTVKARTRASRNDRWNEEFQIHVGKGNEVEITIYDKVNDTMIPVAVMWLLLSDVAEEIRKKKAGQTSDQNGWVNARVISTYSAAADSNFNSATNIPITDPSSRTSATTQSNGEQNTSSATSPGRITTNSWFTLEPAGQILLTLGFNKSSQPQRKNLMGGLHRHGAIISRQEEVYEQHGHHFVQKSFYNIMCCAYCGEFLRYTGFQCQDCKFLCHKKCYNNVVTKCIAKTTTDSDPDEAKLNHRIPHRFEPVSNRGTKWCCHCGYILPWGRQKVRKCSECAIMCHAQCAHLVPDFCGMSMEMANRILRTIQDTKRTQEKKKRISPSIHVDSSASTAVSRNTSPIKSEEKFSPQSKEAYIVTTKGQATEEYDQHVASIHTKPLPLPGTQLDEKLNSFIDQNEAYLNFTQKGGLEYEPRSLDPSVSNKSKAADLLDEKSDDAYHSKGTWESWKANERLIYDDSYNNQEEVDVQMEENLEENLPHTEVRKVEVERIDQDKEENKTSEEIMANVLQKISTEPEVQHVNPFREMNDEMFKREQAAVDLAAETNSLQNVETHVSKGSVQSSPNKAHTAVKHRRKAPKRRKVSLDDFILLKVLGKGNFGKVLLSKSKNTDRLCAIKVLKKDHIIQNHDIESARAEKKVFLLATKAKHPFLTNLFCSFQTENRIYFAMEFIGGGDLMWHVQNQRLSVRRAKFYAAEVLLALKYFHANGVIYRDLKLENILLTPEGHIKIADYGLCKDEMWYGSKTSTFCGTPEFMAPEILKEQAYTKAVDWWAFGVLLYQMLLCQSPFSGDDEDEVFNAILTDEPLYPIDMAGDIVQIFQGLLTKDPEKRLGAGPRDALDVMDEPFFRNINFDDILNLRVQPPYVPDIKSPEDTSYFEQEFTSTAPTLTPMPSVLDARQQEEFRGFSFMPDDLVL is encoded by the coding sequence ATGTATACTCAGGTTGAACAAGATattcagaagaaaatagAACGTGAATGTAATATCATTCAGGGAGCCActcatttgaagaaaaggacTCAAAATGCTATGGTGATACAGAAATGTAACGCCAATATTAGGGAAGCTCGCCAGAATATAGAGTATCTCGAGGAAACCCTCAAGAAACTTCGGCTATCCAGCAGTGGTAGAAATACACTTAATCAGGCAGAGGACGATGCGCAGGGACATGGTTCGAAAGGCTACCGTCACTTGTCTACTATCTCTCCGGAGGAGCACAGTTTTTCACGGCTAGATCTGATTAAATACGACTGCCCATCTCTGTCGCAGAAGATCCAATACAtgctccagcagctggagtTCAAGCTTCAAGTCGAAAGGCAGTACCAAGAGGCCAACGCCAAACTGACAAAGCTATATCAGATCGATGGAGATCGCCAAAGTAGCTCTGCAGCGGAGGGCGGCGCAATGGAATCTAAAAACAGAATACAGCTTCTTACAAAGGCATTGAAAAAGTACCAAGCCATTAATGTGGACCTTGATCCATTCAAACAGCACGATGCTGATTCTCTGAATCACCAGCCCAAGTTCAGGAGAAAGCAGCTTACAGGCGAACTCACGATTGGCGTTAATGTGGTTCGAGACGTAGATCATATCGAATCCCCAATGTTCTCAAGAAAACCAGAGAGCTATGCTACCATTAAAATTGACGACACTGTGAAGGCGAGGACAAGAGCATCAAGAAATGACAGGTGGAATGAGGAATTTCAAATTCATGTTGGGAAAGGAAACGAGGTCGAAATAACCATATATGATAAAGTCAATGACACGATGATTCCAGTGGCAGTCATGTGGCTCCTTCTATCTGATGTCGCCGAAGAAATTAGAAAGAAAAAGGCCGGCCAAACTAGCGATCAAAACGGTTGGGTCAATGCTAGGGTGATTAGCACTTATTCTGCTGCGGCTGACTCCAACTTCAATAGTGCAACAAACATTCCCATTACCGATCCctcatcaagaacatcCGCTACAACACAATCGAATGGCGAACAAAATACATCTTCTGCTACGTCCCCCGGTCGTATCACCACAAATTCTTGGTTTACTCTGGAACCAGCGGGCCAGATACTCCTAACTCTGGGATTTAATAAATCGTCGCAGcctcaaagaaagaatttAATGGGTGGTTTACACCGTCATGGTGCTATCATAAGCAGACAGGAAGAAGTCTACGAACAGCATGGCCATCACTTTGTCCAAAAATCCTTCTACAACATCATGTGCTGCGCATACTGTGGGGAATTCCTGCGGTACACTGGTTTTCAATGCCAAGACTGTAAATTCTTATGCCACAAGAAATGTTATAATAACGTTGTGACTAAATGCATTGCaaaaacaacaacagaTAGCGACCCTGATGAGGCGAAACTCAACCATCGCATACCACACAGGTTTGAACCTGTTTCTAACAGAGGAACGAAGTGGTGCTGCCATTGTGGATATATTCTCCCCTGGGGCAGGCAAAAGGTGCGGAAGTGCTCTGAGTGTGCAATTATGTGCCATGCGCAGTGTGCTCATTTAGTACCAGATTTTTGCGGGATGTCAATGGAGATGGCGAACAGGATTCTTAGAACCATACAAGATACGAAAAGAAcgcaagaaaagaagaagagaataTCTCCTTCAATACATGTCGATTCTTCTGCTAGTACAGCTGTTTCTAGAAATACTTCACCTATCAAATCTGAGGAAAAATTTTCTCCTCAATCAAAGGAAGCTTATATTGTCACTACGAAGGGTCAAGCCACCGAAGAATACGACCAGCATGTGGCTTCTATCCATACCAAGCCTCTTCCGTTGCCAGGCACGCAATTAGACGAGAAGTTAAACTCTTTCATTGACCAAAATGAAGCCTACTTGAATTTCACGCAGAAAGGTGGTCTCGAGTATGAACCAAGATCCTTAGATCCATCTGTCTCGAATAAGTCGAAGGCGGCGGACCTTTTGGACGAAAAGTCTGACGATGCTTATCATTCAAAAGGTACCTGGGAAAGCTGGAAAGCAAATGAAAGGTTAATTTATGACGATTCGTACAataatcaagaagaggtgGATGTTCAAATGGAAGAGAACCTGGAAGAGAACCTTCCACATACTGAGGTTAGAAAAGTCGAGGTGGAACGAATTGATCAAgacaaagaagagaataaAACCTCTGAAGAGATTATGGCTAatgttttgcaaaagatctCTACCGAGCCTGAGGTACAGCATGTTAACCCTTTCCGTGAAATGAATGACGAGATGTTCAAGAGAGAACAAGCTGCTGTGGACTTGGCCGCCGAAACGAATTCTTTACAGAACGTCGAGACGCACGTTTCAAAGGGAAGTGTTCAATCGTCTCCTAACAAGGCCCATACAGCTGTGAAGCACAGGAGGAAGGCGCCAAAGCGTCGCAAAGTATCGCTGGATGATTTCATTTTACTCAAGGTTTTGGGGAAAGGTAATTTTGGTAAAGTCCTTTTGTCGAAATCCAAAAATACAGATCGCTTATGCGCCATAAAAGTTCTCAAAAAGGATCATATTATCCAAAATCATGATATAGAAAGCGCCAGGgctgagaagaaagtctttCTACTTGCAACGAAGGCCAAACACCCATTTTTGACAAACTTGTTTTGCTCTTTCCAAACCGAAAATCGCATCTATTTTGCAATGGAATTCATTGGTGGCGGCGATTTAATGTGGCATGTCCAAAACCAGAGATTGTCTGTTAGAAGAGCCAAGTTCTATGCTGCTGAGGTCCTGCTAGCTTTAAAATACTTCCATGCCAATGGTGTCATCTACCGtgatttgaagcttgaaaaCATCCTTCTAACCCCTGAAGGTCACATTAAGATTGCCGATTACGGGTTGTGTAAGGATGAGATGTGGTATGGCAGCAAGACTTCAACATTCTGCGGTACTCCAGAATTCATGGCACCGGAGATTTTAAAGGAACAGGCTTACACCAAAGCCGTCGATTGGTGGGCGTTCGGCGTTCTCTTGTATCAGATGCTGCTATGTCAATCGCCTTTTTCAggcgatgacgaagacgaagtTTTTAACGCTATATTGACCGATGAGCCACTTTACCCCATTGATATGGCTGGAGATATCGTCCAGATCTTTCAAGGGTTGCTGACCAAAGATCCAGAAAAGCGTTTAGGAGCTGGTCCTCGGGACGCTTTGGATGTTATGGATGAGCCTTTCTTCCGTAACATAAACTTTGACGATATTCTCAACTTACGTGTCCAGCCCCCTTATGTCCCGGATATCAAATCTCCAGAGGATACATCATACTTTGAGCAGGAATTCACATCTACAGCTCCCACGTTGACTCCGATGCCCTCTGTTTTGGACGCAAGACAGCAAGAAGAGTTTAGAGGATTCTCATTCATGCCAGATGACCTGGTATTATGA
- the SEA4 gene encoding Sea4p (ancestral locus Anc_7.440) translates to MGLIKKVTTWSYDGLLDYLSVNPTRDEVTHYKVDPEIDEEKSIMKLRTARDFGSITCLDYSDLDVGLIAVGEKTGFVRLFNIIMCDNPELDSIDMKVRPKQQRCINTLGMNENGLVAMGLDRNRNDASLQVWDINYQSKNSTIINPTFSYCTNESIVSSKFFDDTGLIVASTKFIKEIDLRSPNPICQHPSRLSYDVKLNPFNFWQFSTYGDDGTVAIWDRRRLVAPTNSSDLNVAEPLLTFEKLLGVGAASKKYMNSCFRWSTGRNREFATLHRGDTIKRWWLGSCGTKADAENEIEELFVSTVHDISTTFDRVVTFDYIPQSEHKTSLLCMRQSGTVYRMPVNQSFSTTRFNNHNSLLLSNCESSSIAEFRVTETSEKSNFESKALRNLCFEDLDISDDYSAEKSGESEADNSSASSNEDEDIRSLYQDGSWKPEKLLQKDISVIMKARAMLGYGLDPVATVAMIDGSKMLQNNAYLRNTWRWIAIAKASVEDGTMVSGDLDLGYEGVIGIWNGLKGISNQNRFPEGRILNDDHLNNHMEKIIKVRRKQKNVSGSIPPADKFSNSRKSVQRKLCLILSGWDLLPVDYEEKYQNIIKTGSYEKAAAWAVFFGDIPKAVEILASAKKERLRLIATAIAGYMAFKDQPGNNSWREQCRRMSSELDDPYLRVIFAFIADNDWWDILYEPAISLRERLGVALRFLNDRDLSKFLERTAATVIENGELEGLILTGITPSGIDLLQSYVNKTSDVQSAALISIFGSPRYFRDRRVDAWVQTYRVMLNSWQLFSMRAKFDCLRSKLSRTGSGQVTADVKPRQMYMQCINCKKNINRPSAISGGTQAPPIPAGFATADNASRVQNVFQKSKKYGMPNTLSPLTQQRKNSSCPHCGTPFPRCVICLLPLGTRGLPFVIEGVGSMPADSDSKQDSSSKAEKLRDSSGGPDIIAVNDGEYQRRKQKINEWFSFCLSCNHGMHAGHAEEWFERHNVCPAPGCFCQCNK, encoded by the coding sequence ATGGGACTCATCAAAAAAGTAACAACCTGGTCGTATGATGGTCTGTTAGATTATCTCTCTGTCAATCCAACCAGAGATGAAGTAACGCATTACAAGGTTGATCCTGAAATCGATGAGGAGAAGTCGATAATGAAACTGCGAACGGCTAGAGATTTTGGATCCATAACATGCCTGGATTATTCTGATTTAGATGTTGGACTGATTGCAGTGGGCGAGAAGACTGGTTTCGTGAGGTTATTCAATATAATTATGTGTGACAATCCTGAGTTAGACTCAATTGATATGAAAGTTCGACCAAAACAACAAAGATGTATCAATACGCTTGGAATGAATGAGAACGGACTTGTTGCAATGGGCCTGGATAGAAACAGAAATGATGCATCATTGCAAGTGTGGGATATTAATTATCAGAGTAAAAATAGTACAATTATCAACCCTACTTTCTCCTACTGCACTAATGAGAGCATTGTCTCTTCGAAATTCTTTGACGACACGGGCCTTATCGTGGCCAGCACTAAATTCATCAAGGAGATTGACCTACGATCGCCAAACCCCATTTGCCAACATCCGAGCAGACTCTCATATGACGTGAAACTAAATCCGTTTAATTTCTGGCAATTCAGCACATACGGTGACGACGGCACGGTAGCTATATGGGATAGAAGGAGACTAGTGGCACCAACGAACTCCAGTGATCTTAATGTCGCAGAACCCTTATTGACTTTCGAAAAACTTTTAGGAGTAGGAGCCGCTTCTAAGAAGTACATGAATTCATGCTTTCGTTGGTCCACTGGCCGCAATAGAGAGTTCGCTACTCTTCACAGAGGTGACACGATAAAGAGATGGTGGTTAGGATCGTGTGGAACAAAAGCGGATGCTGaaaatgaaattgaagagcttttcgTCTCAACTGTTCATGACATCAGTACAACGTTTGATCGAGTTGTTACTTTTGACTATATTCCTCAAAGTGAACACAAAACAAGCCTGCTCTGTATGAGGCAATCAGGAACTGTGTATCGAATGCCCGTGAATCAAAGCTTCTCCACCACTCGCTTCAATAACCACAATTCCTTATTACTGTCAAATTGCGAGTCGTCAAGCATAGCAGAGTTCAGAGTAACAGAAACTAGCGAGAAGTCAAATTTCGAAAGTAAGGCACTTAGAAATCTTTGCTTTGAGGACTTGGATATTAGTGACGATTACTCTGCGGAGAAATCTGGAGAAAGTGAGGCCGATAACAGCTCTGCTAGCTcaaatgaagatgaagacatACGGTCTCTGTATCAAGATGGCAGTTGGAAACCTGAAAAACTACTACAAAAAGATATAAGTGTGATCATGAAAGCTAGAGCGATGTTAGGATACGGTTTAGATCCCGTTGCTACTGTTGCTATGATTGACGGTTCGAAGATGTTACAGAATAACGCTTATCTTAGAAACACATGGAGATGGATAGCCATTGCCAAAGCTTCTGTCGAAGATGGAACAATGGTTTCCGGCGATCTGGATCTAGGATATGAAGGTGTGATAGGGATATGGAACGGTTTGAAAGGAATATCAAATCAAAACAGGTTTCCCGAAGGAAGAATACTTAATGATGACCACTTGAATAACCATATGGAAAAGATTATCAAAGTACGCCGTAAGCAGAAGAACGTGAGTGGCAGTATTCCACCGGCTGAcaaattttccaattctCGGAAATCAGTACAAAGGAAACTTTGTCTAATTTTATCTGGTTGGGATTTGCTTCCAGTCGATTACGAGGAAAAGTATCAGAATATCATCAAGACGGGTAGCTACGAGAAAGCTGCCGCTTGGGCGGTGTTTTTTGGTGATATACCCAAGGCAGTTGAAATATTGGCATCAGCGAAAAAAGAGCGGCTGAGGTTAATTGCAACCGCTATTGCAGGTTATATGGCATTCAAAGACCAACCGGGAAATAATTCCTGGCGAGAACAATGTAGACGCATGTCATCAGAACTAGATGATCCTTATTTGAGGGTTATCTTTGCGTTTATCGCTGACAATGATTGGTGGGATATTCTCTACGAACCAGCAATATCTTTGCGGGAGAGACTCGGTGTTGCTTTAAGATTTCTCAATGATAGGGATTTGTCGAAGTTCCTTGAAAGGACAGCAGCCACGGTTATCGAAAATGGTGAGCTGGAGGGACTTATCCTTACGGGTATAACTCCTAGCGGGATCGACCTATTGCAATCATATGTCAACAAAACTAGCGATGTGCAAAGTGCGGCGTTGATATCAATATTCGGTTCTCCAAGATATTTCCGCGACAGGAGGGTTGACGCGTGGGTACAGACGTATCGAGTTATGCTGAACTCTTGGCAACTTTTCAGCATGCGGGCGAAATTTGATTGCTTGAGGTCAAAGTTATCTCGGACCGGTAGTGGCCAGGTCACAGCTGACGTCAAGCCCCGGCAGATGTACATGCAATGCATCAactgcaagaagaatatcaacCGACCGTCCGCGATCAGCGGTGGCACTCAAGCGCCTCCCATACCAGCAGGTTTCGCCACGGCTGACAACGCCTCTCGAGTCCAAAACGTCTTCCAAAAGTCCAAGAAGTATGGCATGCCAAACACGCTTTCACCTCTGACTCAACAGCGCAAGAATAGCTCTTGTCCGCACTGTGGCACGCCATTTCCTCGCTGTGTCATATGCCTTTTACCTCTTGGCACCAGAGGCTTACCTTTCGTGATCGAGGGTGTGGGATCAATGCCTGCCGATAGTGATTCCAAGCAAGATTCCAGCtcaaaagctgaaaaactccGGGACAGCAGCGGAGGACCAGACATTATCGCGGTCAATGACGGAGAATATCAGAGAAGGAAGCAAAAGATAAACGAGTGGTTCAGCTTTTGTCTGAGCTGCAACCATGGGATGCATGCAGGACATGCCGAAGAATGGTTTGAGAGACACAATGTGTGTCCAGCTCCCGGATGTTTCTGCCAGTGCAATAAATAA